From the genome of Marinobacter sp. F4206:
CGTGGTTTTCCTGCCCAGGGAAGATGCCCTTGAGGACGCCATGTCGCGGCTGGGCCGCTTTCTAGGCAACTATCAGCAGTAAGGGAGTTTCCATGGCTGACATTCATGTGGAGGAATTCTACAAGGACGTTGCGATCGCTCTTGTCCAGCTCTACGGAGCTTTCCCTCGGCGCGTAAACCTGTTTGTGGAGGATATTGCAGGCCCGGACGAGCCGGATGAATTCGGGCTTCACAGCAAACGCCACATGGCGTGCTTTGGCGCGCTCCTCTGGCTGGAGGAAGAAGGCCTGCTTCGCTACGTTGACACGATCCGACAGGAAGCTCTCGACCAGGCGGTTCTGACCCATACCGCCTTTGTGCGCCTCAGCGCCCCTGCTCCGACAGCACTGACAAGGACACTGGGCCAGAGTCATGAACGCGCTGAAGAAAAACTGCCTCCATCGGTGCAAGAGGACCTTTCAACCCATATCCACCTGATTCGCACGGCGCTGAAAAGTGGCCATTCCGGACGCATCAGCCAGATTGTCCAGGCGACATTTTTCGCCGATGGCAAACATTAAACACCTGCAAAGACATTGAACTTGCGAACCGCGGCCACATAATCCGGTCTTAGGCACAGTTTTTACGTGTTTGACTCATCATTCAGGGATGTAACATGCGCATACTGTTGTTTCTGGCCACCAACCTGGCCGTTATCCTGGTCGCAAGCTTTACGCTGAGACTGCTGGGTGTAGACAGCTACCTCTCTCAACACGGCATTCAGTATGGCCCGCTGCTGGCCTTTGCGGCGGTGTTCGGGTTTGCCGGCGCCATCATCTCGCTTCTGATATCGAAGCCCATGGCGAAGTGGAGCACACGGGCGAAGATCATCGAATCCCCCCGCTCCCCAGCCGAACGCTGGCTGATGGATACCGTCGCCGAGCTGGCCAATAATGCCGGCATAGGAATGCCGGAAGTGGCCATTTTCCCGGCTTCCCAATCCAATGCGTTTGCCACTGGCTGGAACAAGAATGACGCGCTGGTCGCCGTCAGCGAGGGGCTGCTTCACCGCTTTAACAAAGATGAAATCCGCGCCGTTCTGGGACATGAAATCGGTCACGTCGCCAACGGTGACATGGTCACGCTCGCCCTGATCCAGGGTGTCGTCAACACCTTCGTGATATTCGCCTCCCGGGTCATCGGCTCGTTCGTTGACCGTGTTATTTTCAAGAACGAGAGCGGCCATGGTATTGGCTTCTTCGTCGTCAGTATTGCCGCGGAAATCGTGTTGGGCATTCTGGCCAGCACCATCGTGTTCTGGTTCTCCCGTCGACGAGAATTCCGTGCTGATATCGCCGGTGCGCAGTTGGCGGGCAGGTCCGCCATGATCAGTGCATTGGCGCGCCTGAAACAGGAAAGCGAAGTACCGGACCAGATGCCCGACACGCTGCAGGCATTCGGCATCAACCGCGGCGCCCGTGGCGGACTCAGCGCCATGTTCATGACGCACCCGCCGCTTGAAGACCGTATTCAGGCCCTGCAACAAGCCAGGCTCTAAACGCAAAAACCGGGGCAAACGCCCCGGTTTTTTAGTTCGGATGGTCGGTCAGATTTTCAGCTTGAACCCGATCGCCCGAAAGCTGTCCTGCAGGGATTTGCTGGTTCCCTTCAACTGGACTTTCAGGCTGGAGCATTCCCGGCGCACCGGATAGTCCCGCCGTAACCGGTCAAAGGCAGCAGCCCTCTCTTCGGCTGAACCGGCCATGGCCACTCGCAGACGGGCATCATCCTGCCTTGGATCATAGCACGCCCTCAAGGCAATCCGGATGGCCTCGTCCTCCTCCGCGGCGCTGGTGAACGAAACCTTACTCAGGGCGGGTTCCGGTAGGAACTGACCGGCCTTTTTCCGTATCGGCAGGCCCAGGTAGTCGCTTAGCGCCCGGTAAATCATCTCAGTACCCTGAACTTTGCCTTCAAGGCTGTAGCCCGCAATATGCGGCGTAGCAAGCCACACCCGGTCAACCAGCTCCGGATCGATGCGGGGTTCCCGCTCCCAGACATCCAGCGCCACAACCGGAGCGTTCCCCCCCTGCGCCAGACGGGCATGCAACGCCTCGGTATTGATCACTTCGCCACGACCGGCGTTAATCAGCAACTGATCCGCGGTCAACGACGCCAGCTGGCTTTCATCCAGCAAATGATACGTGGCATGTTTCTGGTCACGAGTAAGGGGCGTATGCAGTGTGATCACATCGCATTCCAGGGCCTCTTCGAGGGACACGAACTCCTGGCCGCCATCATCTTCGCGTTCGGCTCGTGGCGGGTCGCACAAACGCACCTCAAAACCCAGCCGTTCAAGCTTGTGGGCAAGTTCACCGCCGACATTTCCCACTCCGACAATGCCCACGCTCATGCGCGTCCAGTCGTCCAGCGCACGCCGTTCTGCATGGAGAGAAAGCACAGCAAGGACGTACTCGGCGACGCTGTCAGCGTTGCAGCCGGGCGCGGCAGAAAACCGGATACCTTTTTGTGCCAACCAGTCACGATCAACATGATCCGTTCCAATGGTTGCCGTACCCACAAAACGGACGCGACTGCCTTCCAACAGTTCCGGGCCGACACGGGTAACCGAACGTACCAGAAGCACATCCGCGTCACGGACATCGCTAGCTGTCATCGTCCGGCCGGATACCCGACGTATCTCCCCAAAGTCCCCGAAGAACGAATCCAGTAGGGGAATGTTTTCATCTGCTACGATCAACATGATGCTGTCCGGCCCTGTCAGTTCCTGCGCTGGCGCTGATTGCGGCCACCGGGGCCCCCGCGACCACCCTGGGGGCGTCGACCGCGCTTACGGGTAATCGGTGGATTTTCCATTGCCACCATCAGCGCCTCATCCGGCACCGCTGTTTTCAGCTTCTGGCTGATGTAGGTCTCGATGGCCGGCAGTGCGAAGGAATCATCCTCCCCGGCAAAACTGACCGAGACCCCATGCTTGCCCGCTCGTCCGGTCCGGCCAATGCGGTGCACGTAATCTTCTGCGTTGTCCGGAAGATTGTAGTTGAAAACGTGAGTCACGCCGTTGACGTGAATGCCACGCCCGGCGACATCAGTGGCAACCAGTACCTGAATGCTCCCTTTCTTGAACTGATCCAGTGTCTTCAGGCGTTTGTTCTGGGCAATCTCCCCGGACATCAACGAAACCTTGACGCCCTGGTTGCGCAGGTCCTCTTCGAGATCCCGGCACTGGTCGCGGCGATTGGCGAAAACGATGGCCTTCTCCACCTCCGGTCGCTTGAGGTAGTTCACCAGCACCGGCAGCTTTTCATCGTCACCGACCAGGTATACCGTTTGCTCGACCCGCTCTGCCGTCTTCTGTTCCGGCTCAATTTCCACAAACTCGGCGTTCTTGGTCCACATGGACGCAAGATTGAGAACATCCTGGTTAAAGGTGGCACTGAACAGCAGCGTCTGGCGATCTTCCTTGGCGGTACATTTGCGGATGATGCGTTTCACGTCGGGAATGAAGCCCATGTCGAGCATCCGATCCGCCTCATCCAGGATCAGGATGTCCAACTGATCAAGGAAGACGTCCTGGGAGCCCAGGAAATCAATCAGTCGCCCCGGTGTTGCCACCAGAATATCCACGACCTCATTCTGCAACTGGTCCCGCTGTTTGTCGTAGTTCATGCCGCCCACGACGGTCACCACATTATGGCCGGTGTGCTGACACAGTTGCTCCGCGTCCTTGGCGATTTGCATCGCCAGCTCCCGCGTGGGCGCCAGGGCGAGAACCCGGGGCTCAGAGGCAAAGCGTTCCTTCTCCGGAATTGGGGTTTCGAGCAGGGTCTGGATCGCGGTGATCAGGAAAGCCGCGGTTTTCCCAGTGCCGGTCTGCGCCTGGCCAATCAGGTCCTCACACGCAAGTGTCCACGGCAGGGTCTCCGCCTGGATTGGCGTGCAGTACTCAAATCCAATCGCCGTAATGGCATCCAGCAAACGTTTATCCAGATTCAGATCCTGGAATCGAAGATCGCCAGTGTGCTTTGGGTCAGATGTCATACAGTCTCAGTTTTCCTCGGGATGTTCAGTGCGGAACTCAGCGGAGCAATGCGTCGGGCATCCTGATACCAGGATTCGAGCACCGTATCAGCGGTTCCATAAAAGGTTCTCAGTGCGTCAAAAAATTGTCCGGCTCGTTGCGGCAACCCATCCGACAGGTATTGCCCAGCCTGCTCCCGGACCTTCCGCCGGAAGCCCCGCTCATCCGCTGGACCATCACCGGAGAGGTTATCCACACTGATATGAAACCGGGACCCGGCTGCCAGAGAGAACAGCCACTCCAGCGCCTGGGGTTTAACCTCCACCTGCTCGAACACCTGTTGCTGTTCCGGTGTTCGACCATCAGGACAGTACCAGTAACCGTAATCATGAAGCGTGCGACGGCGCTCACCGGCAATACACCAGTGGCTGATTTCATGCAAGGCGCTGGCATAATAACCGTGCGCAAAAACAATCTGCGCAAGCCCGTCCGGCGTAGCGGCAGGCAGGTATTCAGGCTCGTCACTGCCTTTGACCAGAATTGTCCGGTAGTCTTCCCGAAACAGGTCATTAAACAGCATGATAAGATCATTTGGACTGTGATTCATTGGCTCGCTATTGTGCGACTTTACAGCGATCAATACCAGAGGGAACTTTGAGGTCCCGACTTTGTCCACTGGCTTCGAAAGCCCCGGCGAGAACGGAACGGTCCGCGGGTGCACAGAACCCGAGTAAAACGAACAGCTAAAGGAATCAGAACAACCCATGACAGTATCCGCTGCGGTTTTCAAGAACTGTCGACGCGCCCTCACCCTGACCCACCTGCTGATGCTTTTGGCTCTTCTGGCGGTGACCGGAACAGCCTCCGCCCTGGGTACGAGCGGCAACTCCCTGTTTGGAGCTGACAACAACACCTTCCTGCCGGTGGACGAGGCCCTCCCGTTCAGTTACAGCACTGACACCGGCTCCGTTGTTCTGTCCTGGAACATCACACCCGGTCATTACCTGTATCGGGATCGCGTCAGTGTCACCTCGGTGACCGAGGGCGTTCAAATTGGTGAGCCCTCGTTCTCGCAGAACGGGCAGGTTGTTGAGGATGAGTTCTTCGGCGAAGTCACCGTTTTCTATGACCCAATAGAGGTGCGGCTCCCGGTTTCCCTGCCAGACGGGGTGCGCGAAGCCCAACTTCAGGTTACCTACCAGGGATGCGCGGAGGCGGGCCTGTGCTATCCGCCCCAGACTCGCGATGCACTTTACTACCCCGGCAATTCGGCCAGTCCGGACCCAACCTCTTCCCCTGCGGCGGGAACGGCGCCCCTCGGCCGGGACAGCGGCACTGCGGCTCCCGTGGACACTTCGTCAGCTACTGGCCTGGCAGGCTTTCTTTCCCGGCAATCCTCGTTCGTTATCGTAGGTGTCTTCTTCCTGCTCGGGCTCGGGCTGACGTTCACCCCCTGCGTGCTTCCCATGGTGCCCATCATCTCAACTCTGGTTTCCAGCCATAATACCCGCACCTCCGGTCACGCCCTGATGTTATCCATCAGTTATGTTCTGGGAATGGCCCTGACATACGCGGTCGCCGGGGTTCTGACGGGTTTACTGGGGGCAAGCTTCAATCTCCAGGCGCAGTTGCAGTCGCCCTGGGTCCTCGGCGTCTTTGCCACACTCTTTGTGGTTTTCGCCCTGTCCATGTTCGATCTGTTCGAAATCCAGCTGCCGCGCTTTATCCGTGAGCCGCTGGATGATGCCAGCCACCGACTGACCGGCGGCCGCGTGCTAAGCATTTTCGGTATCGGGGCACTGTCGGCTTTAATTGTTTCACCCTGCGTTTCCGCACCACTTGCCGGTAGCCTTCTCTACATTTCGACCACCCAGGACGCTCTGATCGGGGGCTCGGCGTTGTTTGCACTCGGTCTCGGAATGGGGCTTCCGCTCATACTGGTGGCCGTAGGAGGACGCAGGTTCCTGCCCAGCAGCGGGCATTGGATGACCACTGTAAAGCACTTCTATGGAGTGATGTTGCTGGCGGTTGCCATCTGGCTGGTCGAACGCCTGGTTCCGGCCTGGCTGGCGCTGACGCTCTGGGGCCTTCTGGTTGCCATTACTGGCGTTCAGCTTGGCGCCTTCGATGCAGCAAAAGCCGGTTGGGCACGTACCCGAAAGGGTCTGGGGCTGGTAATGTTCGCCTACGGACTGGCGCTGCTTGCCGGCGCCATCGGTGGCGCCAACGATCCACTTCGGCCACTGACGCCCTTTACCATAGCGTCGGGCTCCATGCCCACACTGAACAGTCCCGAGCATGCCGGATTCAAGCGGGTGGAAGCGCCGGCCCAGATTCGCGCCATGCTGGAGGAGGCGCAGGCGCAGAATCGCCCAGTGGTTCTGGATTTCTATGCCGATTGGTGCATATCGTGCAAGGTGATGGAGCGCAACGTATTCAGCGATCCTCAGGTTGCCCAGGCACTGTCTCCGTATACGCTGTTACAGATCGACGTAACGGACAATACTCCGGAACAGCAGGCCCTTCTTGATGAGCTTGGACTGTTTGGCCCGCCGGCAATCCTGTTCTATGGCCGGAACGGCGAGGAAATGTCCGGTCAGCGTGTATTGGGTGAAATGAACCGGGATGACTTCATCCGTCACCTGAACGGCCTTCGATCCGGAGCCTGATTCTATCAGGCTTGCCCTCGTCGAATCAGAAACACGAACTCCCCGCCCTGCTCCTCATCCTGGACCAGCTCATGGCCGAGGAACTGGCAGAATCGTGGAATATCCCGGGTGGTCGAGGGATCGGTCGCGCGCACTCGAAGCACCTGTCCCGGCTCTACATCATTGATACGGTTGTGCAGCATCATCACCGGCTCTGGACAAAAAAGTCCCCGGGCATCCAGCTCTGCATCGTACTCTGAAGCCGTCAAAACCTTCTCCTGTTTGAATACCTGATTTTTCCAGAAAACCTGCTAAATTATTGTTTATAACAGCGAAAAATTGGAGGCAAGCCATGATTCGGGTGCTGATTGAACGTCACATCGCCGAGACCCTTGAAGACGCCTATGAGCAACGTGCCCGCAAAGTCCTGCAGCAAGCCGTGGGCGCGCCAGGCTTTATTTCCGGTGAAACCCTGGCTGACAGCCATGATCCCAACCACCGTATCACCCTCGCCAACTGGCGTTCTGAGGCCGATTGGGATCGGTGGTACCGCTCCCCGGAACGCCGGGAACTCATGTCGGAGCTGGTCCCAATGATGGACCAGGACGAAACCATCACAGTCCTCCAGCAGAGCGCGGTCTAACCGGTCCGCTCAATAAAACAGGTGATCTCTTCCCGGTCGTGGTAGAGGTGGCGGGCCCTCAGATTATAGCCAATGCCCGCCTCTGCCAGACCGCGAACAATGATATCACGGCAGATCAGCCATTCATCGTAGCGCTTCTTCATCGGCAGCTTGAGGTTGAACACCGTATAACGGCAATATCCGCCAGTAAGCCAATCCACCGCCAGCCGCGCCGTTTTACGAGGCTGGTCGACAATGTCGCACACCATCCAGTCAATACCCCGTTTGGGCCGCCAGCTATAGCCATCGGCCTCAACGTGCTCCACCTGACCGGACGCCATCAGCTCGGGGTTCATCGGGCCGTTATCCACAGCCGTTACCAGCATACCCTGGCGCACCAGCTGCCAGGTCCAGCCACCTGGCGCAGCCCCCAGGTCGGCTGCCTTTTTGCCTCCGCCCAGGTAATCCAGCTCCCGTTCCGGCGGCAGAAAAACCTTCCAGGCCTCCTCCAGCTTGAGCGCCGAGCGACTCGGCGCCGATGCCGGCAAACGAAGCCGGGGGATCCCCCCCACATAGCGGGCCCGGTTGCCCTCGGGACTATACCCGACCACTGCCTCTGAGAAATCCGGCAACAGGATCTCGAGCCTGGCAGGGGCCGGGGCATTCTGATCGGCCTTCAGAAGGCCTGCACCACGCAAGCCCCGTGACAGCGGTGAAACCCATTTTCGGGCAAAATTGCCGAGATCGCCATCGGCGTTATTTTCTGACAGCCTGACCTCCAGTCGGGCACAGCCCGGGTAGCCCCGCTCCAGACTCCGGAGCCCATCGATCACTGCCCCCACCCGATCATGCTCCGGTAGCGGAAAGCGACCCAGCACCACGAACCAGTCCCGGACAAACACCAGATCGGCCAGCGCCAGTCGCGACAGGAGATCCTCCGCGGTCTCCGGTCCACCCAGCGAATACCAGACCATGCCCGTACCTTTATCAGGCTCAAAGAATCCGAAAAAGCCGTGCTCGGCGGCCCGATCCGTCATTTCACGGCCCGCTTCGGCTTCAAAGCCCGGCCGACAGAATGCAAGAAGCTGTTCCATTCAATACCTGTTTTCAGGGGGCCCAGTGCGACCCTTTAAATTTGAAACTGTTTAACATCAAAGTTTGTGTGCTTTAGCTACACTCTTCGCTCTACTGCTTGCGGGAAACCCCAGATGTCGCCTGTTCTGCGCCTGTTTGCCATCCTGAGTCTCAGCCTTCTACCGGCCATATCCTCACCCGCCGCCCAGGCGTCCGAGTCCGGATGCCCGGTTCTGGAGGCTATGGATACTGAATCCCGGCGATCCTTGATGCACTACATCTGTTTTTACAGCGCCGCACCCGGGGACCCGGCACACGACGCCAACTCCCCCGATGACCTCCCGGAAGATCTTGACTGGAGCCCCGCCAGGGGACACGACCTGGTATTCAGCCACACCTCATCCGTGTACTGGGTTCATCTTAACGTCAAAAACAGCGGAAACCGGGAAGCGCTCTGGTACCTGAAACTGAATTATCCCCTCCTGGACGAGGTAACCTTCTGGCAGTCCGGAAATGGCCCGAATACTCACCTTGCCACGGGAGACCAAAGACCCTTCGATGCAAGAGGCATAGACTACCGGTATTTCCTCCTTCCAGTCACGCTTGCCGAGGGAGAAACCCGGTCAATCACCCTGCGCGTTCAAAGCAGCGGCGCACTCAATGTTCCCCTGACCTTCGAAACGCCGGAAGAGGTCATCGCCCACAGCAATCACCTGACGCTGACACACGGACTTTTCTACGGCGCCCTGCTGGTTTTCGCCATATTCAACCTGCTTCTGTTTTTCAGCTCCGGCACCGCCTATTACTTCTATAACGCTTTCTACATGGCCGCCATGGGGCTCTTCATGTTCGCCATGGGCGGATTTGCCAACCAGTATTTCTGGCCTGACAGCACCGGCTTTGCCAACACCTCTATCCCACTCAGCCTGGTACTCTGCGCCCTTTCAATGACGTTGTTCGGCCGCTCCTTCCTTGAGGTCGAACAGAAAACCGTAGCCGGAACCGCCATAAAGGCACTGGCCTGGTTCTGCATCGTTTTTCTCGCCCTCACTCTGGTACTGCCCTACAACAAGACCATATTGCTCAACACGGTTCTGGCACTGACCGTTATCTGCAGCCTTTTCGTCATCGCGGTGATTCGATGGCGCCATGGCTACCAGCCAGCGATGTGGTACGTGCTTGCATGGCTGGTCATGTTGGTGGGTGGACTGATCTATGCCCTGGCGGCCTTTGGCTATCTGACGGACTTCCTCGCTCGCGAAGCCCTGATGCAGGTCGCCGTCGGGGGCCAGGTCGTTCTGCTTAACTATGCAATGGTCCAGCGCTGGCGACTGCTGAACGAGAAATTGCTTGAGGTGGAACACAGCGCCCGGACCGAACTCGAATTCAAGGTTCACGAGCGCACCTCGCAACTTCGAACCACCATGAGAGAGCTGGAAAAGGCCAACCGGCAACTGGCCACTCTGAGCCTGAACGATTCACTGACCGGCCTGCACAACAGGCGTCATATGGACAACATACTCCCGGAACTCTGTGCCGAGGCCAGACGTACCGGGCAGCCCCTGACCCTTGCCCTGGTGGACGCCGACCACTTCAAGGCCGTCAATGACACCTGGGGGCATGGTTTTGGTGACACCTTCCTGCAACTGATCGCTGACATCCTGACCCGGCACGTGAAGCGCCCCCGGGATGTGGCAGTCCGGTTTGGCGGGGAGGAGTTCGCGCTGCTGCTGCCGGGCACCGACATTGCGGGTGCACTCCGGGTGTGCGAGGCCATACTCCACGACATTGAAACCACCTCGCTGACCAGCCCGGACGGGCGCAAGGCGAAGATCACACTGAGCGCCGGTGTGGCGTCCCTGGCCCACGGCGAAGACCGGACACGTCTCTTTGACAGGGCCGACGAAGCCCTCTACCAGGCCAAGACTGACGGTCGAAACCGGGTCGTTGTCTCCGATTACTCCCCGGTGGACAGAGTCTGAGACCTGACGCGCTCGTTGATGAACACTCGCGCCTCCTGCGCAGCTGCCGCAATCAGCGCCAGCTGGCTGCTGTTCTGGCGGGCCAACGGCTGAAAATCGTGATTCCCGCCTTCCAGCCAACGCAGACGAACGCCTTCCAGCTCGGATTCGTGCCCCGTCATCTCCTCGGGTTTGCCAAACGGGTCCCGGGTTCCCTGCACAATCAACATCGGGCAACGCAACGAGCAAAAATGACCGGTTCGCCACTTGTCCGGCTTGCCCGGAGCGTGGAAGGGGTACCCGAAGCCCACCACGCCGTCGATACCGTCATACTCACTGGCCAACAGACTGGCCATCCGCCCACCCATGGATTTGCCGCCAACCACAATCAGGCAGTCGCTCCCCACTTCCCGTCGGACCTGCTCCACCACCTGGGAAAAACTCTCCAGCAACCGGGGCTGTCGATCGGGTGGCCGTTTCCGGCCGTCCTCACGTCGCTTCTGCATGTACGGAAACTCGAAACGAACGTTCGGAATGCCTTCCGCCTCAAGGTCATTGGCCAGTACCTCCATGAACGGAGAATCGGCGGGGGCCCCTGCCCCATGCGCCAGAATCATCACGATATCCGGACCGTTCTCGAAGCCTTTGGTCTTAATCAATTCCACTTCATTCACCTACCGTTTTTTAGGGACTATCATTAGAGGTCAGGCACCGGCATATGCCACACACAAAACGTCCCTTTTAGTGACCGGTGCAAGGATGCCATGTTGCTGATTTCGGCGCATTTGACAGGGTTCAGGAGTTGACCTGAGTCATTGCAAAGCGCTAATGCTTTCTCCATACTTGCGCCCGCATAATTTCTCACTCTAAACCCATTGGTAAGGCTATGAGCACAGTAAATGCAAACCTGACTTACAACTACAAGGTGGTAAGACAATTTGCCATCATGACGTTGGTCTGGGGCATTGTTGGCATGGGTATGGGCGTGTTGATCGCGTCCCAACTTGTCTGGCCAGCGATGAACCTCGACATGCCCTGGACACACTTCGGTCGTTTACGGCCGTTGCATACCAACGCCGTCATCTTCGGCTTCGGTGGAAGCGCCCTGTTCGCCACCTGTTATTACGTCGTTCAACGCACCTGTCAGGCTCGC
Proteins encoded in this window:
- a CDS encoding elongation factor P hydroxylase; this encodes MNHSPNDLIMLFNDLFREDYRTILVKGSDEPEYLPAATPDGLAQIVFAHGYYASALHEISHWCIAGERRRTLHDYGYWYCPDGRTPEQQQVFEQVEVKPQALEWLFSLAAGSRFHISVDNLSGDGPADERGFRRKVREQAGQYLSDGLPQRAGQFFDALRTFYGTADTVLESWYQDARRIAPLSSALNIPRKTETV
- the tusA gene encoding sulfurtransferase TusA, whose amino-acid sequence is MTASEYDAELDARGLFCPEPVMMLHNRINDVEPGQVLRVRATDPSTTRDIPRFCQFLGHELVQDEEQGGEFVFLIRRGQA
- a CDS encoding antibiotic biosynthesis monooxygenase: MIRVLIERHIAETLEDAYEQRARKVLQQAVGAPGFISGETLADSHDPNHRITLANWRSEADWDRWYRSPERRELMSELVPMMDQDETITVLQQSAV
- the htpX gene encoding protease HtpX — its product is MRILLFLATNLAVILVASFTLRLLGVDSYLSQHGIQYGPLLAFAAVFGFAGAIISLLISKPMAKWSTRAKIIESPRSPAERWLMDTVAELANNAGIGMPEVAIFPASQSNAFATGWNKNDALVAVSEGLLHRFNKDEIRAVLGHEIGHVANGDMVTLALIQGVVNTFVIFASRVIGSFVDRVIFKNESGHGIGFFVVSIAAEIVLGILASTIVFWFSRRREFRADIAGAQLAGRSAMISALARLKQESEVPDQMPDTLQAFGINRGARGGLSAMFMTHPPLEDRIQALQQARL
- a CDS encoding alpha/beta family hydrolase; translation: MELIKTKGFENGPDIVMILAHGAGAPADSPFMEVLANDLEAEGIPNVRFEFPYMQKRREDGRKRPPDRQPRLLESFSQVVEQVRREVGSDCLIVVGGKSMGGRMASLLASEYDGIDGVVGFGYPFHAPGKPDKWRTGHFCSLRCPMLIVQGTRDPFGKPEEMTGHESELEGVRLRWLEGGNHDFQPLARQNSSQLALIAAAAQEARVFINERVRSQTLSTGE
- a CDS encoding DEAD/DEAH box helicase — translated: MTSDPKHTGDLRFQDLNLDKRLLDAITAIGFEYCTPIQAETLPWTLACEDLIGQAQTGTGKTAAFLITAIQTLLETPIPEKERFASEPRVLALAPTRELAMQIAKDAEQLCQHTGHNVVTVVGGMNYDKQRDQLQNEVVDILVATPGRLIDFLGSQDVFLDQLDILILDEADRMLDMGFIPDVKRIIRKCTAKEDRQTLLFSATFNQDVLNLASMWTKNAEFVEIEPEQKTAERVEQTVYLVGDDEKLPVLVNYLKRPEVEKAIVFANRRDQCRDLEEDLRNQGVKVSLMSGEIAQNKRLKTLDQFKKGSIQVLVATDVAGRGIHVNGVTHVFNYNLPDNAEDYVHRIGRTGRAGKHGVSVSFAGEDDSFALPAIETYISQKLKTAVPDEALMVAMENPPITRKRGRRPQGGRGGPGGRNQRQRRN
- the rlmM gene encoding 23S rRNA (cytidine(2498)-2'-O)-methyltransferase RlmM, translating into MEQLLAFCRPGFEAEAGREMTDRAAEHGFFGFFEPDKGTGMVWYSLGGPETAEDLLSRLALADLVFVRDWFVVLGRFPLPEHDRVGAVIDGLRSLERGYPGCARLEVRLSENNADGDLGNFARKWVSPLSRGLRGAGLLKADQNAPAPARLEILLPDFSEAVVGYSPEGNRARYVGGIPRLRLPASAPSRSALKLEEAWKVFLPPERELDYLGGGKKAADLGAAPGGWTWQLVRQGMLVTAVDNGPMNPELMASGQVEHVEADGYSWRPKRGIDWMVCDIVDQPRKTARLAVDWLTGGYCRYTVFNLKLPMKKRYDEWLICRDIIVRGLAEAGIGYNLRARHLYHDREEITCFIERTG
- a CDS encoding protein-disulfide reductase DsbD, producing the protein MTVSAAVFKNCRRALTLTHLLMLLALLAVTGTASALGTSGNSLFGADNNTFLPVDEALPFSYSTDTGSVVLSWNITPGHYLYRDRVSVTSVTEGVQIGEPSFSQNGQVVEDEFFGEVTVFYDPIEVRLPVSLPDGVREAQLQVTYQGCAEAGLCYPPQTRDALYYPGNSASPDPTSSPAAGTAPLGRDSGTAAPVDTSSATGLAGFLSRQSSFVIVGVFFLLGLGLTFTPCVLPMVPIISTLVSSHNTRTSGHALMLSISYVLGMALTYAVAGVLTGLLGASFNLQAQLQSPWVLGVFATLFVVFALSMFDLFEIQLPRFIREPLDDASHRLTGGRVLSIFGIGALSALIVSPCVSAPLAGSLLYISTTQDALIGGSALFALGLGMGLPLILVAVGGRRFLPSSGHWMTTVKHFYGVMLLAVAIWLVERLVPAWLALTLWGLLVAITGVQLGAFDAAKAGWARTRKGLGLVMFAYGLALLAGAIGGANDPLRPLTPFTIASGSMPTLNSPEHAGFKRVEAPAQIRAMLEEAQAQNRPVVLDFYADWCISCKVMERNVFSDPQVAQALSPYTLLQIDVTDNTPEQQALLDELGLFGPPAILFYGRNGEEMSGQRVLGEMNRDDFIRHLNGLRSGA
- the pdxB gene encoding 4-phosphoerythronate dehydrogenase PdxB: MLIVADENIPLLDSFFGDFGEIRRVSGRTMTASDVRDADVLLVRSVTRVGPELLEGSRVRFVGTATIGTDHVDRDWLAQKGIRFSAAPGCNADSVAEYVLAVLSLHAERRALDDWTRMSVGIVGVGNVGGELAHKLERLGFEVRLCDPPRAEREDDGGQEFVSLEEALECDVITLHTPLTRDQKHATYHLLDESQLASLTADQLLINAGRGEVINTEALHARLAQGGNAPVVALDVWEREPRIDPELVDRVWLATPHIAGYSLEGKVQGTEMIYRALSDYLGLPIRKKAGQFLPEPALSKVSFTSAAEEDEAIRIALRACYDPRQDDARLRVAMAGSAEERAAAFDRLRRDYPVRRECSSLKVQLKGTSKSLQDSFRAIGFKLKI
- a CDS encoding diguanylate cyclase → MSPVLRLFAILSLSLLPAISSPAAQASESGCPVLEAMDTESRRSLMHYICFYSAAPGDPAHDANSPDDLPEDLDWSPARGHDLVFSHTSSVYWVHLNVKNSGNREALWYLKLNYPLLDEVTFWQSGNGPNTHLATGDQRPFDARGIDYRYFLLPVTLAEGETRSITLRVQSSGALNVPLTFETPEEVIAHSNHLTLTHGLFYGALLVFAIFNLLLFFSSGTAYYFYNAFYMAAMGLFMFAMGGFANQYFWPDSTGFANTSIPLSLVLCALSMTLFGRSFLEVEQKTVAGTAIKALAWFCIVFLALTLVLPYNKTILLNTVLALTVICSLFVIAVIRWRHGYQPAMWYVLAWLVMLVGGLIYALAAFGYLTDFLAREALMQVAVGGQVVLLNYAMVQRWRLLNEKLLEVEHSARTELEFKVHERTSQLRTTMRELEKANRQLATLSLNDSLTGLHNRRHMDNILPELCAEARRTGQPLTLALVDADHFKAVNDTWGHGFGDTFLQLIADILTRHVKRPRDVAVRFGGEEFALLLPGTDIAGALRVCEAILHDIETTSLTSPDGRKAKITLSAGVASLAHGEDRTRLFDRADEALYQAKTDGRNRVVVSDYSPVDRV